The proteins below come from a single Chitinophaga pinensis DSM 2588 genomic window:
- a CDS encoding sodium-translocating pyrophosphatase, protein MNIVYLVPCFGLLALLFTAIRSSWVSRQDAGNEKMKEIAQHIAEGAMAFLKAEYKILTYFVIIAALLLGYMGATNHNSDWIISIAFVIGAVFSATAGFIGMKIATKANVRTAQAARTSLSNALKVSFTGGSVMGMGVAGLAVLGLGGLFILLRAYFGASANSEEMIKTIEVLTGFSLGAESIALFARVGGGIYTKAADVGADLVGKVEAGIPEDDPRNPATIADNVGDNVGDVAGMGADLFGSYVATVLATMVLGSEVTSRDNFGGVAPIILPMLIAGIGIVFSIIATFFVRISENAGLNTSVVQRALNMGNWGSIVLSAIASAALVYYILPAESIYLKRDYVEDGTGVLKENVKAITQNGVVGAIFVGLAVGTLMSIITEYYTAMGKRPVLSIIRQSSTGHATNVIAGLAVGMESTLLPIIVLAAGIYGSYACAGLYGVAIAAAGMMATTAMQLAIDAFGPIADNAGGIAEMSELPKEVREKTDILDAVGNTTAATGKGFAIASAALTALALFAAFVGVARISGIDIYHADVLAGLFIGAMIPFIFSSLAIRAVGEAAMSMVEEVRRQFKEIPGIMEGTGKPEYDKCVAISTQASIKKMMLPGSIAILTPIVVGFIFGPEVLGGFLAGATVSGVLMGMFQNNAGGAWDNAKKSFEKGVEIKGEIYYKKSEPHKASVTGDTVGDPFKDTSGPSMNILIKLMSIVSLVIAPTLAEIHGKTTVVAAKKSAPTEQVAQTQAQTQETVKTPVLAKKN, encoded by the coding sequence ATGAATATCGTTTACCTCGTTCCATGTTTTGGATTACTAGCCTTGTTATTTACTGCTATCCGAAGTTCCTGGGTATCCCGCCAGGACGCCGGCAATGAAAAAATGAAAGAGATCGCCCAGCACATTGCAGAAGGAGCGATGGCATTTCTCAAAGCTGAATACAAGATCCTTACTTACTTTGTTATTATTGCCGCTCTCCTCCTCGGTTATATGGGCGCAACAAACCACAATTCTGACTGGATTATCTCCATTGCCTTTGTTATCGGCGCCGTGTTCTCTGCTACTGCAGGTTTCATCGGAATGAAGATAGCAACCAAAGCGAACGTACGCACTGCGCAGGCAGCACGTACCAGTCTATCCAACGCACTGAAAGTATCCTTCACAGGTGGTTCAGTAATGGGAATGGGTGTAGCCGGTCTGGCCGTGTTAGGTCTCGGCGGACTGTTCATCCTCCTCAGAGCATATTTCGGCGCGAGCGCCAATTCAGAAGAAATGATTAAAACCATCGAAGTGCTGACCGGCTTCTCGCTTGGTGCGGAAAGTATCGCCCTGTTTGCACGTGTAGGTGGTGGTATCTATACAAAAGCAGCCGACGTAGGCGCTGACCTCGTAGGTAAAGTGGAAGCCGGCATCCCTGAGGATGATCCGCGCAACCCTGCCACCATTGCCGATAACGTAGGCGATAACGTAGGAGACGTAGCCGGTATGGGCGCTGACCTTTTCGGTTCATACGTTGCTACCGTACTCGCCACCATGGTGCTTGGCAGTGAAGTAACCTCCCGCGATAACTTCGGCGGCGTTGCTCCTATCATTTTACCAATGCTGATCGCAGGTATTGGTATCGTATTCTCAATTATAGCCACCTTCTTCGTCAGAATATCTGAAAATGCAGGACTGAATACCAGCGTTGTACAAAGGGCGCTGAATATGGGTAACTGGGGCTCTATCGTACTCTCAGCAATTGCCAGTGCAGCACTCGTATATTATATTCTGCCTGCTGAATCCATCTACCTCAAACGTGACTACGTAGAAGATGGCACCGGCGTACTGAAAGAAAACGTAAAAGCCATCACCCAGAACGGTGTTGTAGGCGCTATTTTCGTAGGTCTGGCAGTAGGTACCCTCATGAGTATCATCACCGAATACTACACCGCCATGGGCAAACGTCCGGTACTGTCTATTATCCGTCAGTCATCCACCGGTCATGCCACAAACGTCATTGCTGGTCTGGCAGTTGGTATGGAATCCACCTTGCTGCCGATCATCGTACTCGCAGCGGGTATTTATGGTTCTTATGCCTGTGCAGGTCTGTATGGCGTAGCTATCGCAGCAGCCGGTATGATGGCGACTACAGCGATGCAGCTGGCCATTGACGCATTCGGTCCTATTGCCGATAACGCAGGTGGTATCGCTGAAATGAGCGAACTGCCAAAAGAAGTACGTGAAAAAACAGACATCCTCGACGCAGTAGGTAACACCACTGCCGCTACCGGAAAGGGTTTTGCTATCGCTTCCGCAGCACTGACTGCACTGGCCCTCTTTGCCGCATTCGTAGGCGTGGCCCGCATCAGTGGTATCGATATCTATCATGCAGATGTACTGGCCGGTCTCTTTATCGGCGCCATGATCCCCTTTATCTTCTCCTCCCTCGCCATCCGCGCTGTAGGTGAAGCCGCTATGAGCATGGTAGAAGAAGTACGCCGCCAGTTCAAAGAAATCCCGGGCATCATGGAAGGTACCGGCAAACCTGAATACGATAAATGTGTGGCGATCTCCACCCAGGCCTCCATCAAAAAGATGATGCTGCCAGGTAGTATCGCGATCCTCACCCCTATCGTCGTTGGTTTCATCTTCGGCCCCGAAGTATTAGGCGGCTTCCTCGCCGGTGCAACCGTAAGTGGTGTACTAATGGGAATGTTCCAGAACAATGCCGGCGGCGCCTGGGATAACGCCAAAAAATCATTTGAAAAAGGCGTTGAGATCAAAGGTGAGATCTACTACAAAAAGTCAGAACCACACAAAGCATCCGTAACCGGCGACACCGTAGGCGATCCATTCAAAGATACCTCCGGTCCATCCATGAATATCCTGATCAAACTGATGTCTATCGTATCCCTGGTCATCGCTCCTACCCTCGCTGAAATCCACGGTAAAACAACTGTCGTTGCAGCGAAGAAGTCAGCCCCCACCGAACAGGTAGCGCAGACACAGGCACAAACACAGGAAACAGTTAAAACACCGGTATTAGCCAAAAAGAATTAA
- a CDS encoding helix-turn-helix transcriptional regulator yields the protein MDIQIRNDASELIYNDQQEFPLDKMRSVSLIEDKQTLNLDFVEIDFQEIYFDGYHIAIGGANVHQNLHITATEQISTISLMFVLNGEFDSGPGQEGVYAKRRYKSLEHNLFYNPTVEENIDVEKQRDFEMIGLSFSKERFLELAANNGRVLEQLADKVAGDKMIYLNRKVNPPITTRMMMVLEEIRQCKFNGGIKKLYLQSKVLELLALQCEQYERVENVRSVSVGLTPSDREKLHYAKELLLKNIQHPPSLPELSRMAGLNEFKLKNGFRQLFDNSVFGYLNDHRMEYARNMISRQQSSMTEIADELGFSSVQHFSVAFKKKFGVSPSKIRV from the coding sequence ATGGACATCCAGATCAGAAATGACGCCAGTGAGCTAATTTATAATGACCAGCAGGAGTTTCCGCTGGACAAGATGCGTTCTGTTTCCCTGATAGAGGATAAGCAGACGTTGAATCTGGATTTTGTCGAAATAGATTTTCAGGAAATATACTTTGACGGGTATCATATAGCTATCGGAGGCGCCAACGTTCATCAGAACCTCCATATCACTGCTACTGAACAAATTTCCACTATATCGTTGATGTTTGTGCTGAACGGAGAGTTTGACTCCGGTCCGGGACAAGAAGGGGTTTATGCTAAACGTAGATATAAGTCGCTGGAACACAATCTTTTTTATAATCCTACGGTGGAGGAGAATATTGATGTGGAGAAACAGCGGGATTTTGAAATGATCGGGCTGAGTTTTTCGAAGGAGCGGTTCCTGGAGCTGGCCGCGAATAATGGACGGGTGTTGGAGCAGCTGGCGGATAAAGTAGCTGGCGATAAGATGATCTACCTCAACAGGAAGGTGAATCCGCCGATTACTACGCGGATGATGATGGTGCTGGAGGAAATCCGTCAGTGTAAATTTAATGGCGGGATTAAAAAGCTTTACTTGCAGTCTAAGGTGTTGGAATTGCTGGCGTTGCAATGTGAGCAGTATGAGCGGGTGGAGAATGTGCGGAGTGTTTCCGTGGGATTGACGCCGTCGGACAGGGAGAAATTGCATTATGCGAAGGAGTTGTTATTGAAGAATATACAGCATCCGCCATCTTTGCCTGAATTGTCCAGGATGGCAGGGCTGAATGAGTTTAAACTGAAGAATGGTTTCCGTCAGTTGTTTGATAATTCGGTGTTCGGTTATTTGAATGATCATCGCATGGAATATGCGAGAAATATGATTAGCCGTCAGCAGTCGAGTATGACTGAAATTGCGGATGAGCTGGGGTTTTCTTCTGTCCAGCATTTTAGTGTAGCTTTCAAAAAGAAATTTGGGGTTAGTCCGAGTAAGATAAGGGTTTGA
- a CDS encoding bifunctional ADP-dependent NAD(P)H-hydrate dehydratase/NAD(P)H-hydrate epimerase, whose protein sequence is MKIFTAQQIREADAYTIRQTPISSLDLMEKAAIACTAWICRHYSEYTPVYVYCGLGNNGGDGLAITRLLRNRGYDAHAYVLHHSSKASADHTANRNALQQQYPSAIHDIPENGLLPQPDAQALIVDAILGTGLSRPVEGWTAAVIGQLNDLKAAHEVVAIDIPSGLQADASSLNTTVIRADHTLSFEFYKLAFLLPENATFVGDICILPIDLSPDYIAQTPSRFHITDALQIKNIYRPRKPFSHKGTFGHALLIAGSEGKMGAAVLSAKACLRTGVGLLSCHIPGCGYDIIQISSPGAMCFIDEQKDHSSSFHTHIPNAEAAAKYKTIGIGPGLGTAAGTCWAFEKLLEHFHQPMVIDADALNILGSSPAMLDKIPPGSLLTPHPKEFERLFGKTANDVERLELLSANAVKRKLNILLKGRYTAMAFPDGSIWFNTTGNPGMATGGSGDVLTGILTSLLAQGYTPREAMLMGVWLHGLSGDHAAAERSEEAMIAEDIVEFLGKSFLELRRRLSC, encoded by the coding sequence ATGAAAATATTCACAGCACAACAGATTCGCGAAGCAGACGCTTACACGATCAGGCAAACCCCCATCAGCAGCCTGGATCTTATGGAGAAAGCGGCCATCGCCTGCACTGCCTGGATCTGCCGGCATTACAGCGAGTATACCCCTGTGTATGTATACTGCGGACTGGGCAACAACGGTGGCGACGGACTCGCTATCACCCGCCTGCTCCGCAACCGTGGTTATGACGCACATGCCTACGTACTGCATCACAGCTCCAAAGCCTCTGCCGATCATACGGCTAACCGTAATGCGTTACAACAACAATATCCTTCGGCCATACATGATATCCCGGAGAATGGTTTGTTGCCACAGCCTGATGCACAAGCCCTTATTGTAGACGCTATACTGGGCACAGGACTGAGCCGTCCCGTCGAAGGCTGGACCGCAGCCGTCATCGGACAACTCAATGATCTGAAGGCCGCGCATGAAGTAGTTGCCATAGACATTCCTTCGGGTTTGCAGGCAGACGCTTCTTCGCTCAACACTACCGTTATCAGGGCAGATCATACCCTTAGCTTTGAATTCTATAAACTGGCCTTCCTCCTGCCGGAAAACGCAACATTTGTAGGAGATATCTGCATCCTGCCGATAGATCTTTCACCCGATTATATTGCGCAGACGCCCTCCCGTTTCCATATCACAGATGCACTTCAGATAAAAAATATCTACCGTCCGCGGAAACCCTTCTCCCATAAAGGCACATTCGGACATGCCCTGTTGATCGCAGGCAGCGAAGGAAAGATGGGCGCGGCCGTACTCAGCGCCAAAGCCTGTCTCCGTACAGGCGTCGGACTCCTCTCCTGTCACATACCCGGATGTGGATATGATATCATACAAATATCCAGCCCCGGCGCCATGTGTTTCATCGACGAACAAAAAGACCATAGCTCCAGCTTCCATACGCATATTCCCAATGCGGAAGCCGCCGCTAAATATAAAACGATCGGTATCGGCCCCGGACTCGGCACTGCCGCAGGTACCTGCTGGGCCTTCGAAAAACTACTGGAGCACTTTCATCAGCCAATGGTCATTGATGCCGACGCATTGAACATCTTAGGGTCTTCGCCAGCCATGCTGGATAAAATACCCCCAGGATCGCTTCTGACGCCACATCCGAAGGAATTTGAACGGCTGTTCGGTAAAACAGCCAATGATGTGGAACGACTGGAATTACTCTCAGCAAATGCCGTTAAAAGAAAACTAAACATCCTGCTGAAAGGCCGCTATACTGCGATGGCTTTCCCGGATGGCTCCATCTGGTTCAATACCACCGGCAACCCAGGTATGGCCACAGGTGGCAGTGGTGATGTACTCACCGGCATACTCACTTCCCTGCTGGCGCAGGGCTACACTCCCAGGGAGGCGATGCTCATGGGCGTCTGGCTGCATGGACTCTCCGGCGACCACGCCGCAGCAGAACGTTCAGAAGAAGCCATGATAGCGGAAGATATTGTTGAGTTCCTTGGAAAAAGCTTCCTGGAACTGCGCAGACGGCTATCCTGTTAA
- the nhaA gene encoding Na+/H+ antiporter NhaA yields the protein MIKRLLSPIYEFLHDSRAVGIVLIICTAVSLILANSPWQQSYLAWWDTAVHIPIPALHLPHTLLHWINDGLMVPFFFLVGMEIKREVTIGELSSLRQSLLPIIAALGGMLCPAIIFALFNGNTPFANGWGIPMATDIAFSLGILSLLGDRVPLSLKIFLTALAIIDDLGAIVTIAIFYSAGIQTGYLIAAAGVMGVLILLNVFKVRRLWCYFIPGLILWYCIYNSGIHATIAGVLLASCMPLSKISRLIHWLHDPVNFVIMPVFALSNTAIVFPPDIWQAFTSSISYGILAGLVIGKPLGIFLFSFLATRLRLATLPDGANWPQMLGIGMIAGIGFTMSIFIATLAYTEADWQITSKIAIIAASLFSGLIGYVFLRRSA from the coding sequence TTGATAAAAAGATTATTATCACCCATCTACGAATTTTTACATGATAGCCGTGCAGTAGGGATTGTATTGATCATTTGCACCGCTGTTTCTTTAATACTGGCCAACTCTCCCTGGCAGCAATCCTACCTTGCCTGGTGGGATACTGCAGTACATATACCTATCCCGGCCCTGCACCTCCCGCATACACTGTTGCATTGGATCAACGACGGACTGATGGTGCCCTTCTTCTTCCTGGTCGGCATGGAAATAAAAAGAGAAGTGACTATCGGTGAATTATCTTCCCTCCGCCAGTCCTTATTGCCCATTATCGCTGCGCTGGGAGGAATGCTTTGTCCCGCAATCATCTTCGCACTTTTCAATGGAAATACGCCATTTGCCAATGGTTGGGGAATACCAATGGCGACAGACATCGCTTTTTCTCTGGGTATCCTTTCTCTGTTAGGTGACCGTGTACCTTTGTCTCTTAAAATATTTCTTACTGCCCTCGCCATCATCGATGACCTGGGAGCCATTGTAACAATTGCTATCTTTTATAGCGCTGGTATACAAACCGGCTATCTGATCGCAGCTGCCGGTGTAATGGGAGTACTTATCCTCCTGAATGTATTTAAAGTACGCCGCTTATGGTGCTATTTTATACCCGGCCTGATATTATGGTATTGTATATATAATTCCGGCATTCATGCGACGATAGCAGGTGTATTACTTGCCAGTTGCATGCCTCTTTCAAAAATATCCCGTTTGATACACTGGCTGCATGACCCCGTAAACTTTGTCATCATGCCGGTTTTTGCCTTATCCAACACTGCGATTGTTTTTCCGCCCGACATATGGCAGGCATTTACCAGCTCTATCAGTTATGGCATACTGGCCGGACTGGTGATCGGGAAACCATTAGGTATCTTCCTCTTTTCGTTCCTGGCTACCCGTCTGCGACTGGCGACCCTGCCGGATGGCGCCAACTGGCCGCAGATGCTTGGTATAGGCATGATCGCGGGCATCGGATTTACCATGTCCATATTTATTGCTACCCTGGCCTATACGGAAGCCGATTGGCAGATCACTTCTAAAATAGCCATCATAGCGGCTTCCCTCTTTTCGGGGCTAATTGGATATGTCTTTCTCAGACGATCTGCATAA
- a CDS encoding OstA-like protein gives MQHLAKCGLLLAGLFLGGIFTARAQEAEPSQKDTTQVIHIIQSDKLNVLTKDSVQLNRFIGNAIFRQGNTLFYCDSALINRKENVLDAYGHIHINQADSIHIYGEYLHYEGNTRLATLRDNARLTDGKVTLSGPELLYDMNARIGTYVKGGKLVNGKSVLTSQEGYYYADTKDVYFNYNVLLVDPQYTLTTDTLLYNTATKIATILAPTTINDGKSVMYTTSGEYNTETGEGNFDSRPTIEDSTATITADRITMDKRTGLAYAVGNMIYRDTAQKMTLLSNYGTVNQIEKTVLATQHPLMILEREKDTLFLAADSLYSGIVKKDTNTVIVKVTADTVKPVTRGRRSLPVQKVSPPVIPDSVKAALPDSIPDIPSDTSAFARRLQNAIDPENAKKQAVMVAPPGPDTIPKLPDALAKLVDSTKALKPDSIVLSKDSVLIAFKEKAAALAKDTSKLPHPAGIVLAKDSIGIMKAKALSIPNDTSGMAKALTLPADTSAQKQDTTEIRFIRAWHNVRIYSDSLQGVADSLYYSGKDSIFRFYRNPVLWANETQLSGDTIFMYTKNQKADKLLLDQNGLLVKEAGRNMYNQIKGNQITGYFAGQAIDWMHVDGNAESIYYVQDDDSAYVSVNRTLSGVINIYFREGQLHTISFIKDPEGTMYPFGQRPMDQMKLENFHWDIKRRPKSKYELFGTAGDVKKKEEEAPKKEDDEF, from the coding sequence ATGCAGCACTTAGCAAAATGCGGGCTTCTCCTTGCCGGACTATTTCTGGGAGGCATCTTCACTGCCAGGGCGCAGGAAGCAGAACCTTCGCAGAAAGACACCACACAGGTTATTCATATCATTCAGTCCGATAAACTGAATGTACTCACAAAAGACAGCGTACAGCTGAACAGGTTTATCGGTAATGCCATTTTCCGTCAGGGAAATACTTTATTCTATTGCGATAGTGCATTGATCAACAGAAAAGAAAATGTGCTGGATGCTTATGGTCATATACATATTAATCAGGCCGATAGTATTCACATCTATGGCGAATACCTTCACTACGAAGGAAATACCCGCCTGGCCACCCTGCGCGATAATGCCCGGCTGACCGACGGTAAAGTCACCCTCTCCGGTCCGGAACTCCTCTACGACATGAATGCCCGTATCGGCACTTATGTAAAAGGAGGTAAACTGGTCAACGGTAAAAGTGTACTCACCAGCCAGGAAGGTTATTATTACGCAGATACCAAAGACGTATACTTTAACTACAACGTATTGCTGGTCGATCCGCAATACACCCTCACTACCGATACTTTATTATATAACACCGCCACCAAAATAGCCACTATCCTGGCGCCCACCACCATCAACGATGGCAAGAGCGTCATGTACACGACTTCCGGTGAATATAATACCGAAACAGGCGAGGGTAATTTCGACAGCCGGCCTACCATCGAGGATAGTACCGCTACCATCACCGCCGACAGGATCACGATGGATAAACGTACCGGTCTGGCTTACGCCGTGGGAAACATGATCTACCGCGATACCGCGCAGAAAATGACCCTGCTCTCCAACTATGGTACCGTAAATCAGATAGAGAAAACCGTCCTGGCCACCCAGCATCCGCTGATGATCCTGGAAAGGGAGAAAGATACCCTCTTCCTCGCGGCAGATAGTCTCTATTCCGGTATCGTTAAGAAAGACACGAATACAGTCATTGTAAAAGTCACCGCCGACACCGTGAAGCCCGTAACCCGTGGCCGCCGCTCCCTGCCAGTGCAGAAAGTGAGTCCGCCGGTCATACCAGACTCGGTCAAAGCAGCACTGCCAGACTCAATACCGGACATTCCATCCGATACTTCCGCATTCGCCAGAAGATTACAGAACGCCATAGATCCCGAAAATGCTAAAAAGCAAGCAGTTATGGTCGCTCCGCCCGGACCTGATACAATTCCGAAACTACCGGACGCACTGGCCAAACTGGTCGACAGTACCAAAGCGCTCAAACCGGATAGTATCGTATTGTCCAAAGACTCCGTCTTAATCGCCTTCAAAGAAAAAGCGGCCGCACTGGCAAAAGATACCAGTAAACTGCCGCATCCGGCAGGCATCGTACTGGCGAAAGATTCTATCGGCATCATGAAGGCAAAAGCCTTGTCTATACCAAATGATACCAGCGGCATGGCCAAAGCCCTGACACTGCCTGCTGATACCAGCGCACAGAAACAGGATACTACCGAAATCCGGTTCATCAGAGCCTGGCACAATGTGCGTATCTATTCTGACTCCCTCCAGGGAGTAGCAGATAGCTTGTATTATTCCGGCAAAGATTCTATCTTCCGTTTCTACAGAAACCCGGTATTATGGGCCAATGAAACACAGCTGAGCGGAGACACGATCTTTATGTATACCAAAAACCAGAAGGCAGACAAACTGCTGCTGGACCAGAACGGACTACTCGTAAAAGAAGCAGGACGTAATATGTATAACCAGATCAAGGGAAACCAGATCACCGGTTACTTTGCCGGACAAGCCATTGACTGGATGCACGTGGACGGTAACGCCGAAAGCATCTACTACGTTCAGGACGACGACAGCGCCTATGTGAGTGTGAACCGGACCCTGAGTGGTGTCATCAATATCTATTTCAGAGAAGGACAACTGCATACAATCTCATTCATCAAAGATCCGGAAGGGACGATGTATCCTTTCGGACAGCGCCCGATGGACCAGATGAAACTGGAAAACTTCCACTGGGACATTAAACGCAGACCAAAGAGCAAGTATGAATTGTTCGGTACTGCCGGAGATGTAAAGAAAAAGGAAGAGGAGGCGCCTAAAAAAGAAGACGACGAGTTTTGA
- a CDS encoding TonB-dependent receptor, whose translation MKTRLLMLLGICLLLMQVSYVHAQQRYTISGYVKDQQNGESLIGITVAKAGTSLGTVTNEYGFYSLTLPAGDHEIQFSYIGYGTIKMNVSLKANKTLDMKLEKSSSQLSTITVSGNKQEKAVNTLTTSLNRLDIAQMKKMPTFMGEVDVLRSIQTLPGVNTVGEGANGFNVRGGAADENLILLDEAPVYNSTHMLGFFSVFNPDAVKTINLIKGGFPAEYGGRTSSVLDIRMKDGNNQKFNVNGGISNVFSRVAVEGPLKKDESSFIIAARRSYIDILMKPFLKGDMKDTKLNFYDLTAKVNYKLNKNNTLFASGYLGRDVFGFGTQVNMNWGNKTATVRWNHVFTNKTFLNLTTFYSNYDYTLDFNNESQKGAGEESQRYKWTSNIINYGVKPAFTYYINTHNSVHFGLQGLYYTFKPGTGTGVEGDETSVKELTQQHGLEAAAYLDHEWKPSDKFGVQYGVRLSSYQYLGKGTAYYYNDTTPGIRRTLTGTKQYGANELIKAYSYLEPRITARYALTPNHAVKASYARTTQFMHQLSNTASPTPLDIWTPSTNNIKPQVADQYTIGYVYDAPSGVFEISGEAFYKNMENQLDYIDNANLELNQQIEADLLQSHSRSYGLELMAKKEVGKTTGWVSYTLSRSERQTTGISKDEWFLNRYDRTHNLNLVITHELSKRTSLSANWVYASGTPATFADSRLEFQDWDIPYNSTDKRNNYRLPSFHRLDMSLTLKGKQLRRWKGEWVFSLYNVYGRRNAYTVYFRQNEDDPSKKEAVRLSIIGSIIPGITYNFKF comes from the coding sequence ATGAAGACAAGATTACTTATGCTGCTGGGCATATGCCTGCTGCTTATGCAGGTAAGCTATGTACATGCGCAACAACGATACACGATCAGTGGTTATGTAAAAGACCAGCAAAATGGTGAAAGCCTTATCGGCATCACTGTAGCAAAGGCAGGCACCAGCCTGGGCACTGTAACCAATGAATATGGATTTTACTCCCTGACACTCCCCGCAGGCGATCATGAGATCCAGTTCTCTTATATCGGTTATGGGACAATCAAAATGAATGTTTCGCTGAAAGCTAATAAGACGCTGGACATGAAACTGGAGAAATCCAGTTCTCAGTTAAGCACCATCACGGTAAGCGGTAATAAACAAGAGAAAGCAGTTAATACACTGACGACGAGTCTGAACAGACTGGACATCGCGCAGATGAAAAAGATGCCCACCTTTATGGGTGAAGTCGATGTACTGCGTTCTATCCAGACCTTACCAGGTGTAAACACAGTAGGTGAAGGCGCGAATGGTTTTAACGTACGTGGTGGAGCCGCTGACGAAAACCTCATTCTGCTGGATGAAGCCCCTGTATACAACTCTACCCATATGCTCGGCTTCTTCTCTGTATTCAATCCGGATGCAGTAAAAACCATCAATCTCATTAAAGGCGGTTTTCCGGCTGAATACGGCGGTCGTACTTCTTCTGTACTGGATATACGCATGAAGGACGGAAACAACCAGAAATTCAATGTAAATGGCGGTATAAGCAATGTATTCAGCAGAGTGGCAGTAGAAGGCCCGCTGAAGAAAGATGAATCTTCCTTCATCATTGCAGCCCGTCGTTCTTATATCGATATCCTTATGAAACCTTTCCTGAAAGGGGACATGAAAGATACCAAACTGAATTTCTACGATCTGACTGCAAAGGTGAACTACAAACTGAACAAGAACAATACGCTCTTCGCCAGTGGTTACCTGGGCCGCGACGTATTCGGATTCGGTACGCAGGTGAATATGAACTGGGGTAATAAAACAGCGACTGTACGCTGGAACCATGTGTTCACCAACAAAACATTCCTGAACCTGACTACTTTCTATAGTAATTACGACTATACCCTGGATTTCAATAATGAAAGTCAGAAAGGCGCGGGGGAAGAGTCACAGCGTTACAAATGGACGTCGAACATCATCAACTATGGTGTGAAACCAGCCTTTACTTACTACATTAATACACACAATAGCGTACACTTCGGTCTGCAGGGACTCTACTATACCTTCAAACCAGGTACGGGTACCGGTGTGGAAGGCGATGAAACTTCTGTAAAAGAACTCACGCAGCAGCATGGTCTGGAAGCAGCCGCTTACCTGGATCATGAGTGGAAACCAAGCGACAAATTCGGCGTACAGTATGGTGTGCGTTTGTCTTCTTACCAATATCTCGGTAAAGGAACGGCCTACTATTACAACGATACCACACCAGGTATCCGCAGAACACTGACCGGCACAAAACAATATGGCGCCAACGAACTGATCAAAGCGTACAGTTACCTGGAACCAAGGATCACTGCCCGTTATGCACTGACGCCGAACCATGCCGTGAAAGCATCTTATGCACGTACGACACAGTTCATGCACCAGTTGTCCAACACCGCTTCTCCGACGCCGCTGGATATCTGGACGCCAAGTACCAACAATATCAAACCACAGGTAGCGGATCAGTATACGATCGGATATGTATATGATGCTCCTTCCGGCGTCTTCGAAATCTCCGGTGAAGCGTTCTACAAGAACATGGAAAATCAGCTAGATTATATCGACAATGCCAACCTGGAACTGAACCAGCAGATCGAAGCAGACCTCCTGCAATCACACAGCCGTTCTTATGGTCTGGAACTGATGGCGAAGAAAGAAGTAGGTAAGACGACCGGATGGGTGAGTTACACACTGTCCCGTTCCGAAAGACAAACAACCGGTATCAGCAAAGATGAATGGTTCCTGAACCGTTACGACCGTACACATAACCTGAACCTGGTTATCACACACGAGTTATCAAAACGCACCTCTCTTTCCGCCAACTGGGTATATGCGTCAGGAACACCGGCTACTTTTGCCGACAGCCGTCTGGAATTCCAGGACTGGGATATTCCTTACAACAGTACTGACAAACGTAACAACTACAGACTGCCTTCTTTCCACCGCCTGGATATGTCGTTAACGTTAAAAGGAAAACAACTCCGTCGCTGGAAAGGAGAATGGGTATTCTCACTCTACAATGTATACGGCCGCAGAAATGCCTACACCGTGTACTTCAGACAGAACGAAGATGATCCATCCAAAAAAGAAGCGGTTCGTCTTTCCATCATAGGTTCTATCATCCCTGGTATCACCTATAACTTCAAATTCTAA